The Flammeovirgaceae bacterium genome contains a region encoding:
- the pyk gene encoding pyruvate kinase — protein sequence MITEKISYNKTKIVATIGPASNSKEMLRALVKEGVDVFRLNFSHGTHADHQSVINNVREINEELGSTVALLLDLQGPKIRIQEMKPDVEIQRGQTFIITTRELIGNNEIASTSYKNLPKDVKVGDLVLIDDGKIELKVVEVRDVDIVTEVVYGGPIKSRKGINLPFSKVTAPSLTEKDMEDLEFGLKNNIEWIALSFVRKAQDIKILRDIIEKKKSTSRIVAKIEKPEALSNIDDIINATDAVMVARGDLGVEIWLEEVPMVQKMLVEKCNKASKPVIVATQMMESMIENPRPTRAETNDVANAVMDGADAVMLSAETAAGKYPIEVIRSMVRTIASVEKNEKMYYRFRDVDPKSPIYLNDSLVLAACKLAKDVGAKAIVGMTSSGYTAFKSSSHRPNTNIFVFTGNKSLLNTINLVWGARAYHYDKHNSTDETIADVEKILKQEGHVQPGDIFIVLASMPIQERQRTNTLRINVVK from the coding sequence ATGATAACGGAGAAAATTTCGTACAACAAAACAAAAATTGTAGCCACCATTGGCCCGGCATCCAACTCGAAGGAAATGCTGCGTGCCCTGGTGAAAGAAGGTGTGGATGTTTTCAGGCTGAACTTTTCGCACGGCACCCATGCCGACCACCAGAGCGTGATTAATAACGTCCGTGAAATCAATGAAGAACTCGGCTCTACCGTAGCCCTGCTGCTCGATTTGCAAGGCCCGAAAATACGCATCCAGGAAATGAAACCCGATGTGGAGATTCAGCGCGGGCAAACGTTCATTATCACCACCCGCGAACTGATAGGCAACAATGAAATCGCCAGCACTTCATACAAAAATTTACCGAAAGATGTAAAGGTGGGCGACCTGGTGCTGATTGATGACGGTAAGATTGAATTGAAGGTAGTGGAAGTACGGGATGTAGACATTGTTACCGAAGTGGTGTATGGCGGACCGATTAAATCACGCAAAGGCATAAACCTGCCCTTCAGTAAAGTAACGGCACCCTCGCTTACCGAGAAGGATATGGAAGATTTGGAGTTTGGCCTGAAGAATAACATTGAGTGGATTGCCCTGTCATTTGTACGCAAAGCGCAGGATATTAAAATACTTCGCGACATCATCGAAAAGAAAAAATCAACATCGCGCATCGTGGCCAAGATTGAAAAGCCCGAAGCGTTAAGCAACATTGATGACATCATCAATGCCACCGATGCCGTAATGGTGGCGCGGGGCGATCTGGGTGTTGAAATATGGCTGGAAGAAGTGCCTATGGTGCAGAAAATGCTTGTTGAGAAATGCAACAAAGCCAGCAAACCCGTGATTGTGGCCACCCAGATGATGGAGAGCATGATTGAAAACCCACGGCCTACCCGAGCCGAGACCAACGATGTGGCCAATGCGGTAATGGATGGTGCAGATGCTGTGATGCTTTCGGCTGAAACGGCAGCCGGAAAATATCCGATTGAAGTTATCCGAAGCATGGTGCGTACAATTGCCTCGGTTGAGAAGAATGAGAAGATGTATTACCGCTTCCGCGATGTAGATCCGAAGTCGCCCATTTACCTGAACGACAGCCTGGTGCTGGCTGCCTGCAAATTGGCCAAGGATGTAGGCGCAAAAGCGATTGTGGGAATGACCTCATCGGGATACACGGCATTCAAATCATCTTCGCACCGACCCAACACCAACATTTTTGTGTTTACCGGAAACAAGTCGCTGCTGAATACCATTAACCTGGTGTGGGGCGCCCGCGCTTACCATTACGATAAGCATAATTCTACCGATGAAACCATTGCCGATGTGGAAAAAATCCTGAAGCAGGAAGGGCACGTGCAACCAGGTGATATTTTTATTGTGCTGGCCAGCATGCCCATACAGGAACGCCAGCGCACCAATACATTGCGGATAAATGTTGTGAAGTAA
- a CDS encoding glycosyltransferase family 4 protein has product MNKRVLIITYYWPPSGGSGVQRWLKFVKYLPQFGWEPFVFTPENPSFELKDESLLKDVPPEADIIKLPIWEPYSAYARLSGWLTGRPVKSSDYVSTGKKSVFQTIAAFIRGNFFIPDPKIFWKRPAVKFLNDFIQHNHIRIIVTTGPPHSMHLIGLALKKKNPSLKWIADFRDPWSRWDLLDTLHLTLLARARHRQLEHRVLVAADGVLTVTPHYVNWFKELGARKTVLITNGYDEDDFSNLCYSKGNKFTVRHLGVVDELRDPRPFMLAAREACKENNELAAVLAIEFVGQVNSAFQRWVQADDVLSRITSFRNQVPHGQLVDVYNQTDVLLLVLANSVIAPGNIPGKLFEYLGSKRPILGIGPADGDAASILSKTGAGIVVERNNLQEIKAGLLRLFSGWKNNTATTGSGVEHYSRRSLTAELAALLNSL; this is encoded by the coding sequence ATGAATAAACGGGTGCTGATTATTACGTACTACTGGCCGCCCAGCGGAGGGAGCGGGGTGCAGCGGTGGCTGAAGTTTGTAAAATACCTGCCGCAATTTGGGTGGGAACCGTTTGTGTTTACACCGGAGAACCCTTCGTTTGAATTAAAGGATGAATCGTTGCTGAAGGATGTTCCCCCGGAGGCAGACATAATCAAACTGCCGATCTGGGAACCTTATTCGGCTTATGCCCGGCTCTCGGGTTGGTTAACCGGGCGACCGGTGAAATCATCCGACTATGTTTCCACAGGAAAAAAATCGGTTTTTCAAACTATCGCGGCTTTCATTCGCGGGAATTTTTTTATTCCCGATCCGAAAATTTTCTGGAAGCGGCCGGCTGTAAAATTTCTGAACGATTTTATTCAGCATAATCACATCCGCATTATTGTTACTACCGGGCCGCCACACTCGATGCACCTTATCGGGTTAGCACTAAAAAAGAAAAACCCTTCCCTGAAATGGATAGCCGATTTCCGCGATCCGTGGAGCCGGTGGGATTTGCTCGATACACTTCACCTCACTTTGCTGGCCCGCGCCCGCCATCGCCAGCTTGAGCACCGTGTACTTGTTGCCGCTGATGGTGTACTGACGGTTACCCCGCATTATGTAAACTGGTTTAAAGAGCTCGGTGCCCGTAAAACCGTTTTGATAACCAACGGGTATGATGAAGATGATTTTTCGAATCTCTGTTACTCAAAAGGCAATAAGTTTACGGTACGCCACCTTGGTGTTGTGGATGAACTGCGCGACCCGCGCCCGTTTATGCTGGCCGCACGTGAGGCATGTAAAGAAAACAATGAACTTGCAGCCGTGCTAGCCATTGAATTTGTTGGTCAGGTAAACAGTGCGTTTCAGCGTTGGGTGCAAGCGGATGACGTGTTATCAAGAATCACCTCTTTCCGCAACCAGGTACCTCATGGTCAACTGGTTGATGTGTACAACCAAACGGATGTGTTACTGCTGGTACTTGCCAACAGCGTTATAGCTCCCGGAAATATACCGGGTAAGTTATTTGAGTACCTGGGTTCAAAAAGACCCATACTTGGTATTGGTCCTGCAGATGGCGATGCGGCATCCATCCTGAGTAAAACCGGAGCCGGAATTGTTGTTGAGCGGAATAACCTGCAGGAAATAAAAGCGGGCTTGCTCCGGTTGTTTTCCGGTTGGAAGAACAACACCGCCACAACTGGAAGTGGAGTTGAACATTATAGCCGCAGGTCGCTTACGGCTGAACTTGCTGCCCTGCTTAATTCGCTTTAG
- the fabF gene encoding beta-ketoacyl-ACP synthase II has product MTLKRVVVTGLGALTPIGNTLTEYWEGLKKGVSGAAPITRFDASQFKTRFACEIKNFDIGNHMDRKEARKMDPFAQYAMVVVDEAIKDSQLPLNELNPNRVGVIWGSGIGGLLTFQEEVKSYAKGDGTPRFNPFFIPKMIPDLSAGHISIKYGFRGPNFVTVSACASSTNAIYDAFTYIRLGKADVIVSGGSEAAVCEAGVGGFNAMKALSERNDDPATASRPYDKDRDGFVLGEGAGALILEEYEHAKKRGAKIYAEVIGGGMSADAYHITAPHPEGAGITQVMFNALEDAGIAPTEVDYINTHGTSTPLGDIGEIKAIQQVFGNHAYKMNISSTKSMTGHLLGAAGAIESIACLLAINQSVVPPTINHFTDDDGLDPKLNLTFNKAQQREVKVALSNTFGFGGHNFSILLKKV; this is encoded by the coding sequence ATGACCTTAAAACGAGTAGTCGTTACCGGGCTTGGTGCACTCACACCCATTGGCAACACCCTCACCGAATATTGGGAGGGGCTGAAAAAGGGTGTAAGCGGAGCTGCGCCCATTACCCGGTTTGACGCCTCGCAGTTTAAGACCAGGTTTGCCTGCGAAATAAAAAACTTCGACATCGGCAACCACATGGATCGCAAAGAGGCCCGCAAGATGGACCCCTTTGCCCAGTACGCCATGGTGGTGGTTGATGAAGCTATCAAAGATTCACAGCTTCCCCTGAATGAACTTAACCCTAACCGGGTGGGTGTAATCTGGGGATCGGGCATTGGCGGGCTGCTTACCTTTCAGGAAGAGGTAAAGTCGTACGCCAAAGGCGATGGCACCCCGCGTTTTAACCCGTTCTTCATACCGAAAATGATCCCTGACCTGAGTGCCGGGCATATTTCCATCAAGTACGGCTTTCGCGGACCTAACTTTGTTACTGTTTCAGCCTGCGCTTCATCAACCAATGCCATCTACGATGCCTTTACCTACATTCGCTTAGGCAAAGCCGATGTAATTGTATCGGGGGGGTCTGAGGCAGCTGTTTGCGAAGCGGGTGTTGGCGGTTTCAACGCCATGAAAGCGCTTAGCGAACGCAACGATGACCCGGCAACCGCTTCACGCCCATACGATAAAGACCGCGATGGTTTTGTGTTGGGCGAAGGTGCAGGCGCTTTGATTCTGGAAGAATACGAGCACGCCAAAAAGCGTGGTGCTAAAATCTATGCCGAAGTAATTGGCGGGGGTATGTCGGCCGATGCTTACCACATTACCGCACCGCACCCCGAAGGTGCCGGAATAACCCAGGTAATGTTTAATGCACTTGAGGATGCCGGCATAGCGCCAACCGAAGTAGATTACATAAATACACATGGCACTTCTACTCCGCTGGGCGATATTGGCGAGATTAAAGCCATACAACAGGTATTTGGTAACCATGCGTACAAAATGAACATCAGTTCAACCAAATCGATGACGGGCCACCTGCTCGGGGCAGCGGGCGCCATCGAAAGCATTGCCTGCCTGCTGGCCATTAACCAATCGGTGGTGCCGCCCACCATCAACCATTTTACCGATGATGACGGGCTTGATCCAAAACTCAACCTAACGTTTAACAAAGCCCAGCAGCGCGAAGTAAAGGTTGCCCTGAGCAATACATTCGGGTTTGGCGGGCATAACTTCTCCATTTTGCTTAAAAAGGTGTAG
- a CDS encoding IPExxxVDY family protein translates to MKKNKLVIEYAYNFKLTGIASTAKGYKLAWAINRQTGFRLVRQPDLAVGFKKEGEKYFNFFAYETRLNRLKLFKNKPVDQTAARHLLVPEFPHFDFILLTQAEEPGFTAMVVEKVRNLPMVELVAPIPLESLKSKVNFIF, encoded by the coding sequence ATGAAGAAAAACAAGCTGGTTATTGAGTACGCGTACAACTTTAAACTAACCGGTATTGCCAGTACGGCTAAGGGGTACAAACTGGCATGGGCCATAAACCGGCAAACGGGTTTCCGCCTGGTGCGCCAGCCCGACCTTGCCGTTGGCTTTAAGAAAGAAGGTGAAAAGTATTTTAATTTTTTCGCGTATGAAACACGCCTCAACCGATTGAAATTGTTCAAAAACAAACCGGTTGATCAGACAGCCGCCAGGCATTTATTGGTACCTGAATTTCCTCACTTCGATTTTATACTTTTGACTCAGGCTGAGGAACCCGGCTTTACCGCCATGGTGGTTGAAAAGGTGCGTAACCTGCCGATGGTTGAACTGGTAGCTCCTATTCCGCTGGAGAGTCTGAAGTCGAAAGTGAATTTTATTTTTTAA
- the rnc gene encoding ribonuclease III produces the protein MWRLLKIPKNKCTTDKKLITAIKTVAGFTPSNLELYRLATLHSSIAKENGHGFKESNERLEYLGDAILGAAVADYLFMKFPYKSEGFLTEIRSRIVNRESLNLLARKIGIGSIVQFDQKNTQLQQVILGNTLEAIVGAIYLDKGYLRCKRFVINKLIVPHYDIEELIATHSNFKSKVIEWGQREGKEIRFEIVSIKKGRQHKEFTAQVFVNGQPQGTGHGISKKKAEQDAAFKTCEMLNILSETSG, from the coding sequence GTGTGGCGTTTACTTAAAATCCCAAAAAACAAATGCACTACCGATAAAAAACTGATTACCGCCATAAAAACGGTGGCCGGTTTTACGCCTTCTAATCTTGAACTGTACAGGTTAGCTACTTTACACAGCTCCATCGCCAAAGAAAACGGCCATGGCTTTAAAGAAAGCAATGAACGGCTGGAGTACCTGGGCGATGCCATTTTGGGCGCAGCTGTAGCCGATTACCTGTTTATGAAGTTCCCTTACAAAAGCGAGGGCTTTCTTACTGAAATCCGGTCGCGTATTGTGAACCGTGAATCGCTAAACCTGCTGGCCCGCAAAATCGGCATTGGCTCTATTGTTCAGTTCGACCAGAAGAATACCCAACTGCAACAGGTTATCCTGGGTAATACACTGGAAGCGATTGTTGGCGCCATTTATCTTGATAAGGGCTACCTCCGCTGCAAACGGTTTGTTATCAACAAACTAATAGTACCTCATTACGATATCGAAGAACTGATTGCCACCCATTCCAACTTTAAAAGCAAAGTAATTGAGTGGGGCCAACGTGAAGGAAAAGAAATCCGGTTTGAAATTGTAAGCATTAAAAAAGGCAGGCAGCATAAAGAATTTACCGCCCAGGTATTTGTTAATGGCCAGCCGCAAGGCACCGGCCACGGCATCAGCAAGAAAAAAGCCGAGCAGGATGCGGCCTTTAAAACCTGCGAAATGCTCAACATCCTCAGCGAAACTTCCGGTTAA
- the miaA gene encoding tRNA (adenosine(37)-N6)-dimethylallyltransferase MiaA codes for MIEGLYFWPVDWSKKKLIVLVGPTASGKTALAVKLARHLQTEIISADSRQVYRELTIGTAKPSAEELAAIRHHFINSLTITEDYDAATYGEEAFALTCRLFEKYNWLIVCGGSGLYVKALLEGFDDIPEVPDEIRDELTDRYAEYGLSWLQAKLNEVDPESFNTLDAQNPQRLLRALEVKLATGKSIKEFQKKQKRQLPFRVIKIGLDVERELLYKRIDERMDSMIEAGLFTEAEQLYPFRTKNALQTVGYQEVFDFMEGKYDRTEAIRLLKRNSRRYAKRQLTWFRRDAEINWVNPDDWDEILRLIG; via the coding sequence ATGATTGAAGGTTTGTACTTTTGGCCGGTGGATTGGAGTAAAAAAAAACTGATTGTGCTTGTCGGGCCAACGGCTTCGGGTAAAACAGCCTTGGCTGTTAAACTGGCCCGTCATCTGCAAACGGAAATTATCTCGGCCGATTCGCGACAGGTTTACAGGGAATTGACAATCGGAACCGCAAAGCCCTCTGCCGAAGAGCTTGCCGCAATACGCCATCACTTTATTAATTCCCTTACTATTACCGAGGATTATGATGCCGCTACTTATGGCGAGGAGGCATTTGCATTAACCTGCCGGCTGTTTGAAAAATACAATTGGTTGATAGTGTGCGGAGGTTCGGGCTTGTACGTAAAAGCACTGCTTGAAGGCTTTGATGATATACCCGAAGTTCCGGATGAGATTCGTGACGAACTCACTGACCGTTATGCTGAATACGGACTGAGCTGGTTGCAGGCGAAACTGAACGAAGTGGATCCTGAAAGTTTTAACACGCTGGATGCGCAAAATCCGCAACGGTTGCTGCGCGCCCTGGAGGTGAAACTGGCAACGGGCAAGTCCATTAAAGAGTTTCAGAAAAAACAAAAGCGGCAGTTGCCCTTTCGGGTGATTAAAATCGGATTGGATGTTGAACGCGAATTATTGTACAAGCGCATTGATGAACGAATGGACAGCATGATTGAAGCCGGACTGTTTACTGAAGCTGAGCAATTGTATCCCTTCCGTACAAAAAATGCGCTGCAAACGGTAGGCTACCAGGAGGTTTTTGATTTTATGGAGGGTAAGTACGATCGCACCGAAGCCATCCGCCTGCTGAAGCGAAATTCCAGGCGCTATGCCAAGCGGCAACTCACGTGGTTCAGGCGCGATGCGGAAATTAATTGGGTTAACCCTGATGATTGGGATGAAATTCTTAGATTGATCGGATAA
- a CDS encoding MBL fold metallo-hydrolase produces the protein MTITFLGTGTSQGVPVIGCTCEVCTSVDFRDKRLRSSVHIQTGNLSLVIDTGPDFRQQMLRENIGQIDAILFTHAHRDHTAGLDDVRAYNFKQNINMPVYGTTETLHQIQSDFAYIFGPDNYPGLPRITLFPITSKPFSINNVEIIPLPVLHLKLPVLGFRIGSFAYITDANYIPEETLEKLRGIKHLVLNALQREPHISHFNLDEAIGMVKKINPEKAWFTHISHKLGTQRNIEKELPEGIALAWDGLQLSIA, from the coding sequence TTGACCATTACCTTTCTCGGCACCGGCACCTCCCAGGGCGTACCCGTTATCGGGTGCACTTGCGAAGTGTGTACTTCGGTTGATTTCCGCGACAAACGCCTTCGTTCTTCCGTGCACATCCAAACCGGCAACCTAAGCCTGGTAATTGATACCGGTCCTGACTTCCGCCAGCAGATGCTACGCGAAAACATCGGGCAAATAGATGCCATTTTATTTACCCATGCCCACCGCGACCATACTGCCGGGCTTGACGATGTGCGCGCCTATAACTTCAAGCAAAACATCAATATGCCGGTGTATGGCACAACCGAAACACTTCATCAGATTCAGTCCGACTTTGCCTATATCTTCGGCCCCGACAATTACCCCGGCCTGCCGCGCATTACCTTATTCCCAATTACCTCAAAACCTTTTTCCATTAACAATGTTGAAATTATTCCGTTACCGGTGCTGCACCTTAAGCTACCGGTTCTTGGTTTCCGCATCGGCAGTTTCGCATACATTACCGATGCCAATTACATTCCCGAGGAAACCCTGGAAAAGCTTCGCGGAATAAAACACCTTGTACTCAATGCCCTGCAGCGCGAGCCGCACATTTCGCACTTTAACCTGGACGAAGCCATCGGCATGGTAAAAAAAATCAATCCCGAAAAGGCCTGGTTTACACACATCAGCCATAAACTGGGTACACAGCGGAACATCGAAAAAGAATTGCCCGAAGGAATTGCACTGGCGTGGGATGGGTTACAGCTTTCAATAGCGTAA
- a CDS encoding acyl carrier protein, translating to MSEIAQKVKQIIIDKLGVEESEVTPEASFTNDLGADSLDTVELIMEFEKEFNISIPDDQAENISTVGQAISYLEQNVKK from the coding sequence ATGTCTGAAATCGCACAAAAAGTAAAACAGATCATCATCGACAAACTGGGCGTTGAAGAATCTGAAGTTACTCCTGAAGCAAGTTTTACAAACGACCTTGGCGCTGACTCTCTTGACACCGTGGAACTCATTATGGAGTTCGAGAAAGAATTTAACATCTCCATTCCTGACGATCAGGCTGAGAACATCTCAACCGTTGGCCAGGCTATTTCTTACCTGGAGCAAAACGTAAAGAAATAA
- a CDS encoding fibronectin/fibrinogen-binding protein, translating into MGWVTAFNSVTVHNNYYFLRQLTGALASRLTGSVVSQCYSQHADELILQFETAKKPFFIRASLQPQFCCLSFPDDVKRARKNSIDLFQEIIGCRVTKLNQFMNERSFSIELEDNHLLLFKMHGNRANIILFIELKPVKLFRNQLVQDYSLRLEDLNQSIDFSRASFEKNLPNLQHCYFTFGKPVWHYLAAQNFYSKSTEIKWSLFNETIKLLENPSYFIINEQNSVHFSLLPVYEVSRSFTDPIIAINEFFMVHQATQALMCERQQAIHLLNKKIEQSRSYIERNEAKLNEIEHDNHFNVWADLLMANLTNLKAGIETATVLNFYTNQPEVIKLKKELSIQKNAEIFYRKAKNRLLEIQQLKQGITLKHQQVAMLEGQLKQVQQADDLRALRLLMKEFNLIQTGKEKTIALPYREVEFNGFKIWIGKNAQSNDELTQKYSYKDDLWLHAKDVAGSHVLVKHQAGKPFPKPVIERAAQLAAYHSKRKSDSLCPVTITAKKYVRKRKGDPPGMVVVEREDVVMVEPRQ; encoded by the coding sequence GTGGGATGGGTTACAGCTTTCAATAGCGTAACCGTGCATAACAATTACTACTTTCTGCGACAACTTACCGGGGCGTTGGCCAGCCGGCTAACGGGCAGTGTCGTTTCGCAATGTTATAGTCAGCATGCTGACGAACTGATACTGCAATTTGAAACAGCTAAAAAACCGTTCTTCATACGGGCCTCGCTGCAGCCGCAGTTTTGCTGCCTTTCCTTTCCGGATGATGTAAAGCGGGCACGCAAAAACAGCATCGATCTCTTTCAGGAAATCATCGGTTGCCGGGTTACAAAGCTAAACCAGTTTATGAACGAGCGGAGCTTCAGCATAGAACTGGAGGATAATCATTTACTCTTATTCAAAATGCATGGCAACCGGGCCAACATCATCTTATTTATTGAGTTGAAACCGGTAAAACTGTTTCGGAATCAATTGGTACAGGATTACTCCCTCCGACTGGAAGATCTGAATCAATCAATCGATTTTTCGCGGGCATCGTTCGAAAAGAACTTACCGAACCTGCAACATTGCTATTTCACCTTCGGTAAACCCGTATGGCACTACCTGGCTGCACAAAATTTTTATTCAAAATCAACTGAAATAAAGTGGAGCCTGTTTAACGAAACAATTAAGTTACTCGAAAACCCGAGCTACTTTATTATAAACGAACAGAATTCAGTACACTTCTCCCTGCTTCCGGTTTACGAAGTGAGCCGGTCATTTACAGATCCAATCATTGCTATTAATGAGTTTTTCATGGTGCACCAGGCCACCCAAGCACTGATGTGTGAAAGACAGCAGGCAATACACCTGTTGAATAAAAAAATTGAGCAAAGCAGAAGTTACATTGAGCGCAACGAAGCAAAACTAAACGAAATTGAGCACGACAACCATTTCAACGTTTGGGCCGACCTGCTGATGGCCAACCTGACCAACCTGAAAGCCGGAATAGAAACTGCAACGGTTTTAAACTTTTATACCAACCAGCCCGAAGTGATTAAGCTTAAAAAAGAATTATCCATTCAGAAAAATGCCGAAATTTTTTACCGCAAAGCCAAAAACAGGTTGCTTGAAATTCAGCAGTTAAAACAAGGTATAACCCTGAAACATCAGCAGGTTGCTATGCTTGAAGGCCAGCTAAAGCAGGTGCAGCAGGCCGATGACCTGCGTGCCCTCAGGCTGTTGATGAAGGAGTTTAATCTTATTCAAACAGGAAAAGAAAAAACAATCGCATTACCGTATCGTGAAGTGGAATTTAACGGCTTTAAAATCTGGATTGGCAAAAACGCACAAAGCAACGATGAACTCACACAGAAGTACTCCTACAAAGACGACCTGTGGCTGCACGCCAAAGATGTTGCCGGGTCGCACGTACTGGTAAAGCACCAGGCCGGCAAACCTTTCCCGAAGCCGGTTATTGAACGGGCCGCGCAACTGGCGGCTTATCATTCCAAACGAAAAAGTGATTCGCTTTGCCCGGTAACCATTACCGCAAAAAAATATGTACGCAAACGCAAGGGCGATCCTCCCGGAATGGTTGTTGTAGAGCGGGAGGATGTTGTTATGGTTGAACCCAGGCAATGA
- the nadE gene encoding NAD(+) synthase, producing MRKLKIAGAALNQTPLNWKGNLDNIIQATTQARQQQADILLLPELCITGYGCEDWFLSDWLSEKAWKILLQLLPHSAGITVCAGLPVRIKNKTYNGVAVISNEKLLGITLKQNLAKDGVHYEPRWFEAWKPNEVIELNKHNTTVRAGDLIYEVLGIPFGFEICEDAWRVNRPGYALKQRNVELILNPSASHFALGKSSERESLVTESSSQLKCVYAYVNLLGNEAGRMIYDGDILIAQHGKLLVQNARLSFKPVNVLCCEVDVDNVNASEQKPVTDNKERYEELTRAVTLALFDYLRKSKARGYVVSLSGGADSATCTVMVAEMIKRASAELGWPEFSRLIFRDKHVTGYQQAIQQLLTTAYQSTQNSSTTTFEAAKQLAESVGAVFYHWSVNDEVKSYTEKIEKALGRKLEWNADGIALQNIQARARSPIIWLLANVKQSILLTTSNRSEGDVGYSTMDGDTSGSLAPISAIDKPTILEWLKWAEKNLGYTSLKLINQLKPTAELRPGKQTDEDDLMPYTVLVAIEKEAIRQHKSPAEVYHALKNFYEDKAALKKNIRKFFTLWASTQWKRERLAPSFHLDEMNVDPRTWCRFPILSSGFTDELNELESL from the coding sequence GTGAGAAAACTGAAAATTGCCGGTGCTGCACTAAACCAAACCCCGCTTAACTGGAAGGGGAATCTGGATAACATTATCCAGGCCACTACCCAGGCCCGGCAGCAACAAGCCGATATTTTACTGCTGCCCGAACTGTGTATTACCGGCTACGGCTGTGAGGACTGGTTTCTTAGTGATTGGCTTTCCGAAAAAGCCTGGAAAATATTGCTGCAATTGCTGCCCCACAGTGCCGGCATAACCGTGTGTGCCGGCCTGCCTGTTCGCATCAAAAACAAAACATACAACGGAGTGGCCGTTATCAGCAACGAAAAACTTTTGGGCATTACGCTGAAGCAAAACCTGGCCAAAGACGGTGTGCATTACGAACCCCGCTGGTTCGAAGCGTGGAAACCCAATGAAGTGATTGAGCTTAACAAGCACAACACGACTGTACGGGCTGGCGATCTTATTTATGAAGTTTTGGGGATACCATTTGGTTTTGAGATTTGCGAAGACGCCTGGCGGGTAAACCGGCCGGGCTATGCGCTTAAACAGCGAAATGTTGAGCTGATTCTGAATCCCAGCGCCAGTCACTTTGCACTGGGCAAAAGCAGTGAGCGCGAGAGCCTGGTTACTGAAAGTTCATCTCAATTAAAATGTGTTTATGCCTACGTAAACCTGCTGGGCAACGAGGCCGGCCGCATGATTTACGATGGCGATATCCTGATTGCACAACACGGAAAACTGCTGGTACAAAATGCACGACTTTCCTTTAAGCCGGTAAACGTGCTCTGCTGTGAAGTAGATGTTGATAATGTAAATGCCAGCGAGCAGAAACCGGTAACCGACAACAAAGAGCGATACGAAGAGTTGACGCGTGCCGTAACGCTTGCCTTGTTCGACTATTTGCGAAAAAGCAAAGCCAGGGGGTATGTGGTCTCACTAAGTGGCGGGGCTGACTCGGCCACCTGCACAGTAATGGTGGCAGAAATGATCAAGCGCGCATCGGCTGAACTGGGCTGGCCTGAATTTTCACGTCTTATTTTTCGTGATAAGCACGTAACCGGTTATCAGCAGGCTATTCAGCAACTACTAACCACGGCTTACCAGTCAACACAAAATTCTTCAACAACTACATTCGAGGCGGCAAAGCAATTGGCCGAATCGGTTGGAGCAGTGTTCTATCACTGGTCGGTGAATGATGAAGTAAAATCCTATACCGAAAAAATCGAAAAAGCCCTGGGCCGTAAACTGGAATGGAATGCCGATGGCATTGCCCTGCAAAACATCCAGGCCCGTGCGCGTTCGCCCATCATCTGGCTGCTGGCCAATGTTAAACAAAGTATTCTGTTAACCACCAGCAACCGCAGCGAAGGCGATGTGGGGTACTCCACCATGGATGGCGACACCAGCGGCAGCCTTGCGCCTATTTCTGCCATTGATAAACCCACTATTCTGGAATGGCTGAAGTGGGCAGAAAAAAATTTAGGCTACACGTCTCTTAAACTCATCAACCAATTAAAACCGACAGCCGAGTTACGCCCCGGCAAACAGACTGATGAGGACGACCTGATGCCTTACACGGTTTTAGTAGCTATTGAAAAAGAGGCTATCCGGCAGCATAAATCACCGGCAGAAGTTTATCATGCCCTGAAAAATTTTTATGAAGACAAAGCCGCGTTGAAGAAAAACATACGTAAGTTTTTTACGCTTTGGGCATCTACCCAGTGGAAACGCGAGCGCCTGGCGCCCTCCTTTCACCTGGACGAAATGAATGTAGACCCGCGCACCTGGTGCCGCTTTCCGATTCTCTCATCAGGATTTACCGATGAACTGAACGAATTAGAAAGCCTGTAG